GGCCTGTGGCGTGTCGAAAATACTTGTTTCCTTCCTCACCAAACTTCCAATATTCGGGTTCGTGATATCTCACTCCCCTTCATAAAAAACTCAGTCAATACCAGAAATTATGATAGAGAAATATTAAAGAAGAAAGCTATGGCTCACTTGTTAGCAAGCACGGGACCAGACTTCATGCACCCAATGTACACGTGCGGATTCATCCGATGCTTAGCTAATGTCGCTCCAAGTGTAGCTGCCAAAACGGGTCATGTAAGGCAAGTTTTTAAAGATGATCAAGAACATGTTTCTTTTGGCGAACTTTTTATTTTAACTATGGAGAAAAAATAGAACTTGAATCGACCCATTTAGGtaaatggttgtaatattcatttccAATTTAGAGTAAACATATAACTCGAAAGGGCTAGTTAGCTTTACCTATATTTACATGTACATCATCATCAACCTTGACATAAAAATCTGCATCCCACAGAGCAACAGCGGTAGTAAAATACGTTTTCGTTTTAGCTGACAATTCAAGGTACCCCTCGATATGCTCCTGCTCAGACATCAGTTATGTCACCAGTCTCGTTCGATTAAAGTTCAAGAAGGTAAAGAAAAAAGATCTTATTGTTACCAGCCTCAAGAAATCTCCATGCTTTTTATCCTCTGCTTCAATAGCTCTATCAAGAATACCACCAGCTGTAGCACTAAAAGATAAAGTCAAGAGTCAACATTATCAGCCCCTTTAGTAAGCCTCATATATAACGATACGGTAGAGATATAGATGATGCTTACCCGTGACCTATCACAAATCGCATAATGATACCCTTTTCTTTCTCAAGTTTTATCAGTTTATCACCTGGAGTTTTGTAAGAAGAAAGAGAACtcaattattataaaataaaaatcatgtgtcaaaatggttaatttgaccCATTTACTTGCAAACGGGTCAATTCGGGGTATGTCTATTCTTAAAGCGTAAAAAAATAGCTAACGTTAAAGATATATTGTtgttgaaaaaaatatatattaaccaTGTCATCATATTAGTAACACTCTACTTATTTGGTGGAAATCTGGAAATAACTGCTTGCGGGTCAACCCAATCACACACGAATTTGACTTGTTAACCAAAACTTCAGAATATAAAACAACCTTGTGGCATCCAGGTAGCACGTACAGAGTCCCGTCTCTTTCGGCTGCTGAAAGCCGTATTAATCCCTACAACCATAAGATATTTTCTTTTCTTAATCGGTTCAGGTAGTATCAAATCATCAGATATAGGGGAACCCGTAAGTAAAGAATCTTGCATCGCTCTTGCAGCAGATAATTCCATTTCCAAGTTTGAAATAGTTTTGTCTAGAGTTCTGCATCCATTATATCATAAGGTAAAAAGTCAGCTTTCAAAAGTCAAACACGGAAGTCGGCATTCAAATTATGAACTGGGAAGCTTACTGAACGGCATTATGTGTTTTTGAAACTTCGCGTATAGTATCTTTTGAATCTCTCCTTACATCCTTCTAATTAAAACATAAGATTCCAGATATATATGAATAATACTGGGTTGAAAACATAACTTAAAACATTAAGATATGCTTATGAACTTAATTACTCACTAATTTTGTGTTACAACCATCTGCAACTAATTGAAGTTGTTCATCTTTGGTTCCAGATAGTATTGATAGCCCTTTAGGTTCAGGCTCTGTCCACATTCTAACACCATAAAGAAAGTAGAACCAAATGTTAGTTCACAACTTAGGATGTAATCAGTAATCTAAATGCTCTATCATTAGCTACATATGAAAGGTATCCAAGGAAAAATGTATTATTCAGGATGAAAATTGGATCCAACATTATATAATatatctttacaaaaaaaaaaaaaaaaaaaaaaaaaaaaaaagtaataaatAAATCATAGCCAACAGTAAATAAATACTTCAAATTTGCTCAAACTCCTCAATCTTGCACTTAACAATCCTAAACTACAAAACAGTTAAGACCCATATAAAGATAACAAAAATTTACATGATTTAGTAACCTAAAGAAATCATCTAAATTGTAAGAGCACTAAATATTCAAGATAAgtaatatttacattattaaaaaaAACTTGTAGAAGTTATATTTGCACGGAGTCAGAGGGTACTAGATCCCTCAAAATCATTCAAAATTACAAGATCAAAAAAGAGAAAATACATAATCATTTGGCACAGATTACAATTTacaaatatcattataattataattataataaaagtacCTAATGATTTCACTATAAACCccctatatatatattctataaataataaataaataaaataaatggtAGGTGGGGGTCAGCAAAAGAAATATAAGAAAACCTGTCGGTGAATAGCATTCCGGCAAAAAAGCAACCGGCGCACAAGAATAAAGTCAATTGCTTTGACATCAAACTTCTTGAATTTGAATACTTCCAAGACATCTTCACAATCTTCTtactttttttttaacaaaaattaATGTAAAGAAGATGGCTAACTTAAGGTCAAACCCATGTTAGAAATCAAGTCGAAACTCAATCAAGAATCTGACAATCAGATCCAATAGTTATGTTCTTGACTTCAAACTTCAAGAAAATAACGATTGATGAATAAAGATTCGATTTTTATTGTGTAAAAGAAAGAATATGTGTACAGTGTAATAGGTGTAAGTATACGTGTGCCGGTGTGTGGTGGTGCGGTGGAGAAATGACAATTAAGGAAAGAGGGGAAGGAGACCCACCAACATCAATAACAGAAAGTGAAAGCGCAAGTGCTTCTTGTCTTTCTATATTTTTTTGGTTTGGGTGGTGGTACATCAACTCCTTTAAGTTGATAGATCcacttaaaatatctaatttaccCTTAAATGATGTATTGCACAAACTTTATGTTGGAATTTACTTAAGGGTATTACTGGAAGATTGTAGCAAATTATTGTGGATCTATCACAAATAAGATTGGAAATATCACTACTCATATTTTTGCCGCTACAACTTCTTGTAGTAATAAAAAAATTAACTTTTCATAAAAATAAAATACAATGAGTACTTGTAACATTTAGATTTTTCTATCTATTGTAATTTAATTCTCTTTTttttaacaaataataataataataataatgctgtaACATTCAAAAGAGAATCGAATGACATACTTTTAGATAAGGAAAGCAAATGGTCCCAAATGTACATCTAACATTTATCATCATCACCGTCAATTTGTACGGGGAATCAACTCGTCGGCCACTTAGTGTAGCGAGTTCGTTGACGAGTAGATTTTCACGTGGTTCTCATTTTATTTTGAGTTTACTTGGTTTGCACAATTATTTGAATTACTTTCTTTTGCGTTAGTTTCTGCCTTCCTATATAGTTTAGGTTTTGATTGGGTTTAGCTTTGTTTCGTGTTTTGTTTGTCATTTGTGTTTCTTTTATGTAAGTCTAgtctgatttatatatatttaatttttttttcttggcaaaaaaaataaaaaaaatcatataaTTGAAGGGGAAAAAATAGGTTTGTGAGTTGTGCACATGGTTTGCAACAGCAACAAAAATAGTGAAGAACGTGATCAAGTACTCTTTGAACAGCACAAGAACGTGATGAAGTACTACTTACTACCAATGTTTAAGGAATTAAACAAAACTTAATGTCTGTTTATTTTCACCTTAATAATGAAACGAGTTGAATGGTCAGCTTATTCAGTTATATTCAATTAGAAAGAGGCAATGTTTACttctaaaaatattaatctatacggAGTATCAAAATAGGAGGTGAAATAATTAGAGTTACAAAGCTACAATcattgttggagtatgatacatacATAAGGCTAGCGGAAgcaatttaaaacttacaaaatcatactcttccaaagGATCATTGTACAAAATTTTAACAAacgaaacataaaattaataaagagAAAGATAAAGATTACAACCTTTGTAGTCTTTGTTGAAGATCCTAGCTTGGAAAGAACCCAAATGAGAGCTCCTCTAAACGAttaacacccaaagttccaaccttgtttacATTTACACCTTTTAATTCACCAACACCCTTTTTCCCTTATGTTTTCAAAACCACCGAAAAGAACACACACTTGTGTGAAGTATTTTAGATCTTTTAGTTTTGTTAAGCTACTGCCTTTTCTATTTTTAAAATTGACAGAAACTTGAAAAAGGAATCTTAGAAACCGATACTTATCAAGTGTGCTCAATTCTTTTCTTGGTCAAAAAACCCTTTTTGTAAAAGGAAAAGGAGAGTGGGGTATTTAAGATGCCAAGTATCGGCTCTTTTCAAGACAAGCATGCACATTTTGTTGCTTTTGAGATAAGCATGcttagaattaattaattaatcaattattaattaattaatatcaaaaatacatttaatttattaaaccaaTTGATTAATAAATTAACTCCCGATTAGAAGgtgtatcaaacaatttacgattagcctttgtgtgtgaccgaataggataaaatggactttatattatttaatgtcatgggcataccttcggaatatatgtaccac
The window above is part of the Rutidosis leptorrhynchoides isolate AG116_Rl617_1_P2 chromosome 1, CSIRO_AGI_Rlap_v1, whole genome shotgun sequence genome. Proteins encoded here:
- the LOC139885943 gene encoding probable beta-1,3-galactosyltransferase 2, yielding MSWKYSNSRSLMSKQLTLFLCAGCFFAGMLFTDRMWTEPEPKGLSILSGTKDEQLQLVADGCNTKLKDVRRDSKDTIREVSKTHNAVQTLDKTISNLEMELSAARAMQDSLLTGSPISDDLILPEPIKKRKYLMVVGINTAFSSRKRRDSVRATWMPQGDKLIKLEKEKGIIMRFVIGHGATAGGILDRAIEAEDKKHGDFLRLEHIEGYLELSAKTKTYFTTAVALWDADFYVKVDDDVHVNIATLGATLAKHRMNPHVYIGCMKSGPVLANKGVRYHEPEYWKFGEEGNKYFRHATGQLYAISKDLATYISINQHILHKYVNEDVSLGSWFIGLDVEHIDDRRLCCGTPPDCEWKAQAGNICVASFDWSCSGICRSADRIKEVHQRCGEGEDALWNASF